A stretch of the Gossypium hirsutum isolate 1008001.06 chromosome D07, Gossypium_hirsutum_v2.1, whole genome shotgun sequence genome encodes the following:
- the LOC107926399 gene encoding phenolic glucoside malonyltransferase 1, protein MDMVFHNQRNRMEILEVTQVAPTSNSQESTTEFRLPLTFCDIFWFKFPPVERLFFYQLDELTPACFNSVILPKLKRSLSLTLDHYLPLAGNLKWPPNEPKPIILYTPNDGVSLTVAHSDADFNILSSDGVYDASELHPLKPDLVTSDVSASAIAVQLTLFPNKGFCIGITAHHAVLDGQTTTMFIKSWAYICKQGNEENSPLPPELTPFFDRSVVKGPDGLDMLYLNQWLASSGSDSDTSKKSLKITTSAGGGAASDLVRATFEITREDFKKLRERVLPKLPDSGKEVHLSTFVLSFAYVTTCMVKARGGDGDRKVAFAFTADCRPRLNPPVSQNYFGNCNRPKFEVAKARDFLDENGFVFAVQKASGMVKALMERWVLEGMEKILSDCFDVLKEASESKLQIISVAGSPRFGVYGTDFGWGKPHKVVIVSIDKSGAISMAESRDGSGGIEIGLALHKHEMNNFSWLFPRCV, encoded by the coding sequence atGGATATGGTTTTTCATAATCAACGAAACAGAATGGAAATTCTTGAGGTGACCCAAGTTGCCCCAACCTCTAACTCACAAGAATCAACGACTGAATTCCGTCTTCCACTCACTTTCTGCGACATATTCTGGTTCAAGTTTCCTCCTGTTGAGCGCCTCTTCTTTTACCAACTCGACGAGTTAACCCCTGCCTGTTTCAACTCAGTTATCCTCCCAAAACTCAAGCGCTCTCTTTCTCTCACACTCGACCATTACCTCCCCCTCGCTGGCAATCTCAAGTGGCCACCAAACGAACCTAAACCCATCATTTTATACACTCCAAACGATGGAGTTTCCCTCACAGTTGCCCACTCCGATGCCGACTTTAACATCCTCTCCAGCGATGGGGTCTATGACGCTTCTGAGTTGCATCCTCTCAAACCTGACCTCGTAACTTCAGATGTTTCGGCATCAGCTATAGCTGTGCAACTAACCCTTTTCCCAAATAAGGGGTTCTGCATAGGAATCACAGCTCACCATGCAGTTCTTGATGGCCAAACCACAACCATGTTCATCAAATCTTGGGCTTATATATGCAAGCAAGGCAATGAAGAGAACTCACCCTTGCCACCTGAGCTAACACCATTTTTCGACAGGTCTGTTGTCAAAGGTCCTGATGGACTTGACATGTTATATTTGAACCAGTGGCTAGCTAGTAGCGGGTCAGATTCAGATACAAGTAAGAAAAGCCTGAAAATCACGACAAGTGCAGGAGGAGGAGCAGCATCAGATCTAGTTCGAGCAACGTTTGAGATTACTCGTGAAGATTTCAAAAAGTTAAGGGAAAGGGTGTTACCTAAACTACCAGATAGTGGGAAAGAAGTGCATCTATCAACTTTTGTTCTTTCGTTTGCTTATGTAACAACTTGCATGGTGAAAGCTAGAGGAGGAGATGGAGATAGAAAAGTTGCTTTCGCATTCACAGCTGATTGCAGGCCACGATTAAACCCTCCTGTCTCACAAAACTATTTCGGAAACTGTAATAGACCTAAATTTGAAGTGGCGAAAGCAAGGGATTTCCTTGATGAAAACGGGTTTGTGTTTGCTGTTCAGAAAGCAAGTGGGATGGTTAAAGCTTTAATGGAGAGATGGGTTCTTGAAGGAATGGAAAAGATTCTATCAGATTGTTTCGATGTTCTTAAAGAAGCATCCGAGTCAAAGCTTCAAATTATATCTGTTGCAGGGTCGCCTCGATTTGGTGTTTATGGAACAGATTTTGGATGGGGCAAACCCCATAAGGTGGTAATTGTTTCCATTGATAAGAGTGGAGCTATTTCCATGGCAGAAAGTAGAGATGGGAGCGGGGGGATTGAAATTGGTTTGGCTTTGCATAAGCACGAGATGAACAATTTTTCTTGGTTGTTTCCTAGATGCGTTTAA